A single genomic interval of Orcinus orca chromosome 19, mOrcOrc1.1, whole genome shotgun sequence harbors:
- the TNK1 gene encoding non-receptor tyrosine-protein kinase TNK1 isoform X3 — translation MLHEAGSLWLLRLLQDIQLAQFYRPILEELNVTRPEHFDFVRPEDLDGIGMGRPAQRRLAEALKRHRSGLKSKNWVYKILGGFAPGQKETTPPSDSLPSLPEPDGGLKCLIPDRAVCRGELLGSGCFGVVHRGLWTLPSGKAVPVAVKSLRVGPEGPEGTELGDFLREVSIMMNLEHPHLLCLHGLVLGQPLQMVMELAPLGSLHARLTAPAPTPPLPVALLCLFLRQVAGAMEYLGARGLVHRDLATRNLLLASPRTIKVADFGLVRPLGGAQGHYVMGGPRRIPYAWCAPESLRHGAFSSASDVWMFGVTLWEMFSGGEEPWAGVPPYLILQRLEKDRARLRRPPLCSRALYALALRCWAPHPADRPTFSYLEGLLQEAWPPEGRCVRDVTEPGALRMEPGDPITIIEGSASSHSPDSTTWKGQNGRTFKAGNFPASAVTLVDSPATRPVLRGSPARGERRQGNIDGDRVKVKLRDPPPARGQRRDVALQRTKGISKSLESVLSLGPRPTGGGSSSPELRHARTVPQGPPGVPPCSPVATSSSSQPSQPPRERPPWPKREHLHSHPVGAPGASKAAVPSGGPLPDPELQRRIMEVELSVHGVTHQECQEALRATGGDVASAIRNLKVDQLFYLSSWSRADCRRILERYQWDLSAASRYFLARP, via the exons ATGCTCCACGAGGCGGGCTCCCTGTGGCTGCTCCGGCTGCTCCAGGACATCCAGCTGGCCCAGTTTTACCGACCCATCCTTGAGGAGCTTAATGTTACTCGGCCAGAGCACTTCGACTTTGTAAGACCTGAGGATCTGGACGGCATTGGCATGGGCCGGCCTG cccagcgtAGACTGGCTGAAGCTCTGAAGAGGCACCGTTCGGGGCTCAAGTCTAAGAACTGGGTCTACAAG ATCCTTGGGGGCTTTGCCCCAGGGCAGAAGGAGACCACCCCACCCTCAGACAGCCTTCCATCCCTCCCTGAGCCAGATGGGGGACTCAAGTGTCTCATCCCAGACCGGGCTGTGTGCAGAGGGGAGCTTCTGGGCTCCGGCTGCTTTGGTGTGGTGCACCGAGGGCTGTGGACACTGCCCAGTGGCAAGGCT gtcccaGTGGCTGTCAAGTCCCTCCGGGTGGGTCCCGAAGGCCCCGAGGGCACTGAGCTAGGGGACTTCCTGCGAGAGGTATCCATCATGATGAACTTGGAACACCCACACTTGCTGTGTCTGCACGGCCTCGTACTGGGCCAGCCTCTGCAGATG GTGATGGAGCTGGCGCCCCTGGGCTCTCTGCACGCACGCCTGACCGCCCCGGCCCCCACGCCCCCGCTGCCCGTGGCCTTGCTCTGCCTCTTCCTGCGGCAGGTGGCGGGGGCCATGGAGTACCTGGGGGCCCGCGGGCTGGTGCACCGAGACCTTGCTACGCGCAACTTGCTGCTGGCTTCACCGCGCACAATCAAGGTGGCTGACTTCGGGCTGGTGCGGCCGCTGGGCGGCGCTCAGGGCCACTACGTCATGGGCGGACCCCGCCGCATCCCCTACGCCTG GTGTGCGCCGGAGAGCCTGCGCCACGGGGCCTTCTCTTCTGCCTCGGACGTGTGGATGTTTGGGGTGACGCTGTGGGAGATGTTCTCCGGGGGCGAGGAGCCCTGGGCCGGGGTCCCGCCGTACCTCATCCTGCAGCGGCTGGAGAAGGACCGAGCCCGCCTGCGTAGGCCTCCGCTCTGCTCCAGGGCCCTCTACGCCCTCGCCTTGCGCTGCTGGGCCCCCCACCCTGCTGACCGGCCCACCTTTTCCTACCTAGAAGGGCTGCTCCAAGAG GCCTGGCCTCCTGAGGGACGTTGTGTGAGGGACGTCACAGAGCCCGGTGCCCTGAGGATGGAGCCTGGTGACCCCATCACTATCATCGAGGGCAG CGCCTCTTCCCACAGCCCCGACTCCACAACCTGGAAGGGCCAGAATGGTCGCACATTCAAAGCGGGCAACTTCCCAGCCTCGGCAGTGACGCTGGTAGACTCACCAGCCACCCGTCCAGTCCTCAGAGGCTCCCCTGCCCGGGGAGAGCGACGCCAGGGAAACATAGATGG GGACAGAGTGAAGGTAAAGCTTCGGGATCCCCCTCCAGCTCGGGGCCAGAGAAGGGATGTGGCCCTGCAGAGGACGAAAG GCATTTCCAAGAGTCTGGAGTCGGTTCTGTCCCTGGGCCCCCGCCCCACAGGAGGTGGGTCGAGCTCCCCCGAACTTCGACATGCCAGAACTGTGCCCCAGGGACCCCCAGGCGTGCCCCCCTGCTCCCCCGTAGCCACCAGCTCCTCTTCCCAGCCCAGCCAGCCTCCCAGGGAGCGGCCTCCCTGGCCCAAAAGAGAACACCTACACAGTCACCCTGTGGGAGCGCCTGGAGCCAGCAAAGCCGCCGTCCCCTCTGGGGGACCCTTGCCTGACCCCGAGTTGCAGAGGAGGATTATGGAG GTGGAGCTGAGCGTGCATGGAGTCACCCACCAGGAGTGCCAGGAGGCTCTAAGAGCCACCGGGGGTGACGTGGCTTCTGCCATCCGGAACCTCAAG GTGGACCAGCTCTTCTATCTCAGCAGCTGGTCCAGAGCGGACTGCCGGCGCATCCTGGAGCGTTACCAGTGGGACCTCTCAGCCGCCAGTCGCTACTTCCTGGCACGGCCCTGA
- the TNK1 gene encoding non-receptor tyrosine-protein kinase TNK1 isoform X8, whose amino-acid sequence MLHEAGSLWLLRLLQDIQLAQFYRPILEELNVTRPEHFDFVRPEDLDGIGMGRPAQRRLAEALKRHRSGLKSKNWVYKILGGFAPGQKETTPPSDSLPSLPEPDGGLKCLIPDRAVCRGELLGSGCFGVVHRGLWTLPSGKAVPVAVKSLRVGPEGPEGTELGDFLREVSIMMNLEHPHLLCLHGLVLGQPLQMVSRPRRQLPGQSRGPMCDRRVSARVSCGRTTARTAVLPQVMELAPLGSLHARLTAPAPTPPLPVALLCLFLRQVAGAMEYLGARGLVHRDLATRNLLLASPRTIKVADFGLVRPLGGAQGHYVMGGPRRIPYAWCAPESLRHGAFSSASDVWMFGVTLWEMFSGGEEPWAGVPPYLILQRLEKDRARLRRPPLCSRALYALALRCWAPHPADRPTFSYLEGLLQEAWPPEGRCVRDVTEPGALRMEPGDPITIIEGSASSHSPDSTTWKGQNGRTFKAGNFPASAVTLVDSPATRPVLRGSPARGERRQGNIDGDRVKVKLRDPPPARGQRRDVALQRTKGISKSLESVLSLGPRPTGAQPASQGAASLAQKRTPTQSPCGSAWSQQSRRPLWGTLA is encoded by the exons ATGCTCCACGAGGCGGGCTCCCTGTGGCTGCTCCGGCTGCTCCAGGACATCCAGCTGGCCCAGTTTTACCGACCCATCCTTGAGGAGCTTAATGTTACTCGGCCAGAGCACTTCGACTTTGTAAGACCTGAGGATCTGGACGGCATTGGCATGGGCCGGCCTG cccagcgtAGACTGGCTGAAGCTCTGAAGAGGCACCGTTCGGGGCTCAAGTCTAAGAACTGGGTCTACAAG ATCCTTGGGGGCTTTGCCCCAGGGCAGAAGGAGACCACCCCACCCTCAGACAGCCTTCCATCCCTCCCTGAGCCAGATGGGGGACTCAAGTGTCTCATCCCAGACCGGGCTGTGTGCAGAGGGGAGCTTCTGGGCTCCGGCTGCTTTGGTGTGGTGCACCGAGGGCTGTGGACACTGCCCAGTGGCAAGGCT gtcccaGTGGCTGTCAAGTCCCTCCGGGTGGGTCCCGAAGGCCCCGAGGGCACTGAGCTAGGGGACTTCCTGCGAGAGGTATCCATCATGATGAACTTGGAACACCCACACTTGCTGTGTCTGCACGGCCTCGTACTGGGCCAGCCTCTGCAGATGGTGAGCAGACCCAGACGCCAGCTCCCGGGACAGTCCCGGGGGCCGATGTGCGACAGGAGGGTGAGCGCCAGGGTCTCGTGTGGCCGGACCACCGCTCGCACGGCTGTGCTCCCACAGGTGATGGAGCTGGCGCCCCTGGGCTCTCTGCACGCACGCCTGACCGCCCCGGCCCCCACGCCCCCGCTGCCCGTGGCCTTGCTCTGCCTCTTCCTGCGGCAGGTGGCGGGGGCCATGGAGTACCTGGGGGCCCGCGGGCTGGTGCACCGAGACCTTGCTACGCGCAACTTGCTGCTGGCTTCACCGCGCACAATCAAGGTGGCTGACTTCGGGCTGGTGCGGCCGCTGGGCGGCGCTCAGGGCCACTACGTCATGGGCGGACCCCGCCGCATCCCCTACGCCTG GTGTGCGCCGGAGAGCCTGCGCCACGGGGCCTTCTCTTCTGCCTCGGACGTGTGGATGTTTGGGGTGACGCTGTGGGAGATGTTCTCCGGGGGCGAGGAGCCCTGGGCCGGGGTCCCGCCGTACCTCATCCTGCAGCGGCTGGAGAAGGACCGAGCCCGCCTGCGTAGGCCTCCGCTCTGCTCCAGGGCCCTCTACGCCCTCGCCTTGCGCTGCTGGGCCCCCCACCCTGCTGACCGGCCCACCTTTTCCTACCTAGAAGGGCTGCTCCAAGAG GCCTGGCCTCCTGAGGGACGTTGTGTGAGGGACGTCACAGAGCCCGGTGCCCTGAGGATGGAGCCTGGTGACCCCATCACTATCATCGAGGGCAG CGCCTCTTCCCACAGCCCCGACTCCACAACCTGGAAGGGCCAGAATGGTCGCACATTCAAAGCGGGCAACTTCCCAGCCTCGGCAGTGACGCTGGTAGACTCACCAGCCACCCGTCCAGTCCTCAGAGGCTCCCCTGCCCGGGGAGAGCGACGCCAGGGAAACATAGATGG GGACAGAGTGAAGGTAAAGCTTCGGGATCCCCCTCCAGCTCGGGGCCAGAGAAGGGATGTGGCCCTGCAGAGGACGAAAG GCATTTCCAAGAGTCTGGAGTCGGTTCTGTCCCTGGGCCCCCGCCCCACAGGAG CCCAGCCAGCCTCCCAGGGAGCGGCCTCCCTGGCCCAAAAGAGAACACCTACACAGTCACCCTGTGGGAGCGCCTGGAGCCAGCAAAGCCGCCGTCCCCTCTGGGGGACCCTTGCCTGA
- the TNK1 gene encoding non-receptor tyrosine-protein kinase TNK1 isoform X9, protein MLHEAGSLWLLRLLQDIQLAQFYRPILEELNVTRPEHFDFVRPEDLDGIGMGRPAQRRLAEALKRHRSGLKSKNWVYKILGGFAPGQKETTPPSDSLPSLPEPDGGLKCLIPDRAVCRGELLGSGCFGVVHRGLWTLPSGKAVPVAVKSLRVGPEGPEGTELGDFLREVSIMMNLEHPHLLCLHGLVLGQPLQMVSRPRRQLPGQSRGPMCDRRVSARVSCGRTTARTAVLPQVMELAPLGSLHARLTAPAPTPPLPVALLCLFLRQVAGAMEYLGARGLVHRDLATRNLLLASPRTIKVADFGLVRPLGGAQGHYVMGGPRRIPYAWCAPESLRHGAFSSASDVWMFGVTLWEMFSGGEEPWAGVPPYLILQRLEKDRARLRRPPLCSRALYALALRCWAPHPADRPTFSYLEGLLQEAWPPEGRCVRDVTEPGALRMEPGDPITIIEGSASSHSPDSTTWKGQNGRTFKAGNFPASAVTLVDSPATRPVLRGSPARGERRQGNIDGDRVKVKLRDPPPARGQRRDVALQRTKAQPASQGAASLAQKRTPTQSPCGSAWSQQSRRPLWGTLA, encoded by the exons ATGCTCCACGAGGCGGGCTCCCTGTGGCTGCTCCGGCTGCTCCAGGACATCCAGCTGGCCCAGTTTTACCGACCCATCCTTGAGGAGCTTAATGTTACTCGGCCAGAGCACTTCGACTTTGTAAGACCTGAGGATCTGGACGGCATTGGCATGGGCCGGCCTG cccagcgtAGACTGGCTGAAGCTCTGAAGAGGCACCGTTCGGGGCTCAAGTCTAAGAACTGGGTCTACAAG ATCCTTGGGGGCTTTGCCCCAGGGCAGAAGGAGACCACCCCACCCTCAGACAGCCTTCCATCCCTCCCTGAGCCAGATGGGGGACTCAAGTGTCTCATCCCAGACCGGGCTGTGTGCAGAGGGGAGCTTCTGGGCTCCGGCTGCTTTGGTGTGGTGCACCGAGGGCTGTGGACACTGCCCAGTGGCAAGGCT gtcccaGTGGCTGTCAAGTCCCTCCGGGTGGGTCCCGAAGGCCCCGAGGGCACTGAGCTAGGGGACTTCCTGCGAGAGGTATCCATCATGATGAACTTGGAACACCCACACTTGCTGTGTCTGCACGGCCTCGTACTGGGCCAGCCTCTGCAGATGGTGAGCAGACCCAGACGCCAGCTCCCGGGACAGTCCCGGGGGCCGATGTGCGACAGGAGGGTGAGCGCCAGGGTCTCGTGTGGCCGGACCACCGCTCGCACGGCTGTGCTCCCACAGGTGATGGAGCTGGCGCCCCTGGGCTCTCTGCACGCACGCCTGACCGCCCCGGCCCCCACGCCCCCGCTGCCCGTGGCCTTGCTCTGCCTCTTCCTGCGGCAGGTGGCGGGGGCCATGGAGTACCTGGGGGCCCGCGGGCTGGTGCACCGAGACCTTGCTACGCGCAACTTGCTGCTGGCTTCACCGCGCACAATCAAGGTGGCTGACTTCGGGCTGGTGCGGCCGCTGGGCGGCGCTCAGGGCCACTACGTCATGGGCGGACCCCGCCGCATCCCCTACGCCTG GTGTGCGCCGGAGAGCCTGCGCCACGGGGCCTTCTCTTCTGCCTCGGACGTGTGGATGTTTGGGGTGACGCTGTGGGAGATGTTCTCCGGGGGCGAGGAGCCCTGGGCCGGGGTCCCGCCGTACCTCATCCTGCAGCGGCTGGAGAAGGACCGAGCCCGCCTGCGTAGGCCTCCGCTCTGCTCCAGGGCCCTCTACGCCCTCGCCTTGCGCTGCTGGGCCCCCCACCCTGCTGACCGGCCCACCTTTTCCTACCTAGAAGGGCTGCTCCAAGAG GCCTGGCCTCCTGAGGGACGTTGTGTGAGGGACGTCACAGAGCCCGGTGCCCTGAGGATGGAGCCTGGTGACCCCATCACTATCATCGAGGGCAG CGCCTCTTCCCACAGCCCCGACTCCACAACCTGGAAGGGCCAGAATGGTCGCACATTCAAAGCGGGCAACTTCCCAGCCTCGGCAGTGACGCTGGTAGACTCACCAGCCACCCGTCCAGTCCTCAGAGGCTCCCCTGCCCGGGGAGAGCGACGCCAGGGAAACATAGATGG GGACAGAGTGAAGGTAAAGCTTCGGGATCCCCCTCCAGCTCGGGGCCAGAGAAGGGATGTGGCCCTGCAGAGGACGAAAG CCCAGCCAGCCTCCCAGGGAGCGGCCTCCCTGGCCCAAAAGAGAACACCTACACAGTCACCCTGTGGGAGCGCCTGGAGCCAGCAAAGCCGCCGTCCCCTCTGGGGGACCCTTGCCTGA
- the TNK1 gene encoding non-receptor tyrosine-protein kinase TNK1 isoform X7, producing the protein MLHEAGSLWLLRLLQDIQLAQFYRPILEELNVTRPEHFDFVRPEDLDGIGMGRPAQRRLAEALKRHRSGLKSKNWVYKILGGFAPGQKETTPPSDSLPSLPEPDGGLKCLIPDRAVCRGELLGSGCFGVVHRGLWTLPSGKAVMELAPLGSLHARLTAPAPTPPLPVALLCLFLRQVAGAMEYLGARGLVHRDLATRNLLLASPRTIKVADFGLVRPLGGAQGHYVMGGPRRIPYAWCAPESLRHGAFSSASDVWMFGVTLWEMFSGGEEPWAGVPPYLILQRLEKDRARLRRPPLCSRALYALALRCWAPHPADRPTFSYLEGLLQEAWPPEGRCVRDVTEPGALRMEPGDPITIIEGSASSHSPDSTTWKGQNGRTFKAGNFPASAVTLVDSPATRPVLRGSPARGERRQGNIDGDRVKVKLRDPPPARGQRRDVALQRTKGISKSLESVLSLGPRPTGGGSSSPELRHARTVPQGPPGVPPCSPVATSSSSQPSQPPRERPPWPKREHLHSHPVGAPGASKAAVPSGGPLPDPELQRRIMEVELSVHGVTHQECQEALRATGGDVASAIRNLKVDQLFYLSSWSRADCRRILERYQWDLSAASRYFLARP; encoded by the exons ATGCTCCACGAGGCGGGCTCCCTGTGGCTGCTCCGGCTGCTCCAGGACATCCAGCTGGCCCAGTTTTACCGACCCATCCTTGAGGAGCTTAATGTTACTCGGCCAGAGCACTTCGACTTTGTAAGACCTGAGGATCTGGACGGCATTGGCATGGGCCGGCCTG cccagcgtAGACTGGCTGAAGCTCTGAAGAGGCACCGTTCGGGGCTCAAGTCTAAGAACTGGGTCTACAAG ATCCTTGGGGGCTTTGCCCCAGGGCAGAAGGAGACCACCCCACCCTCAGACAGCCTTCCATCCCTCCCTGAGCCAGATGGGGGACTCAAGTGTCTCATCCCAGACCGGGCTGTGTGCAGAGGGGAGCTTCTGGGCTCCGGCTGCTTTGGTGTGGTGCACCGAGGGCTGTGGACACTGCCCAGTGGCAAGGCT GTGATGGAGCTGGCGCCCCTGGGCTCTCTGCACGCACGCCTGACCGCCCCGGCCCCCACGCCCCCGCTGCCCGTGGCCTTGCTCTGCCTCTTCCTGCGGCAGGTGGCGGGGGCCATGGAGTACCTGGGGGCCCGCGGGCTGGTGCACCGAGACCTTGCTACGCGCAACTTGCTGCTGGCTTCACCGCGCACAATCAAGGTGGCTGACTTCGGGCTGGTGCGGCCGCTGGGCGGCGCTCAGGGCCACTACGTCATGGGCGGACCCCGCCGCATCCCCTACGCCTG GTGTGCGCCGGAGAGCCTGCGCCACGGGGCCTTCTCTTCTGCCTCGGACGTGTGGATGTTTGGGGTGACGCTGTGGGAGATGTTCTCCGGGGGCGAGGAGCCCTGGGCCGGGGTCCCGCCGTACCTCATCCTGCAGCGGCTGGAGAAGGACCGAGCCCGCCTGCGTAGGCCTCCGCTCTGCTCCAGGGCCCTCTACGCCCTCGCCTTGCGCTGCTGGGCCCCCCACCCTGCTGACCGGCCCACCTTTTCCTACCTAGAAGGGCTGCTCCAAGAG GCCTGGCCTCCTGAGGGACGTTGTGTGAGGGACGTCACAGAGCCCGGTGCCCTGAGGATGGAGCCTGGTGACCCCATCACTATCATCGAGGGCAG CGCCTCTTCCCACAGCCCCGACTCCACAACCTGGAAGGGCCAGAATGGTCGCACATTCAAAGCGGGCAACTTCCCAGCCTCGGCAGTGACGCTGGTAGACTCACCAGCCACCCGTCCAGTCCTCAGAGGCTCCCCTGCCCGGGGAGAGCGACGCCAGGGAAACATAGATGG GGACAGAGTGAAGGTAAAGCTTCGGGATCCCCCTCCAGCTCGGGGCCAGAGAAGGGATGTGGCCCTGCAGAGGACGAAAG GCATTTCCAAGAGTCTGGAGTCGGTTCTGTCCCTGGGCCCCCGCCCCACAGGAGGTGGGTCGAGCTCCCCCGAACTTCGACATGCCAGAACTGTGCCCCAGGGACCCCCAGGCGTGCCCCCCTGCTCCCCCGTAGCCACCAGCTCCTCTTCCCAGCCCAGCCAGCCTCCCAGGGAGCGGCCTCCCTGGCCCAAAAGAGAACACCTACACAGTCACCCTGTGGGAGCGCCTGGAGCCAGCAAAGCCGCCGTCCCCTCTGGGGGACCCTTGCCTGACCCCGAGTTGCAGAGGAGGATTATGGAG GTGGAGCTGAGCGTGCATGGAGTCACCCACCAGGAGTGCCAGGAGGCTCTAAGAGCCACCGGGGGTGACGTGGCTTCTGCCATCCGGAACCTCAAG GTGGACCAGCTCTTCTATCTCAGCAGCTGGTCCAGAGCGGACTGCCGGCGCATCCTGGAGCGTTACCAGTGGGACCTCTCAGCCGCCAGTCGCTACTTCCTGGCACGGCCCTGA